A genome region from Leptospira stimsonii includes the following:
- a CDS encoding integrase core domain-containing protein: IGIDGQMIRDMLLEAKEQRFGDSKVPSTQFLSDNGPQYTSFATMAFIETLGFEVCHTPAYSPESNGMAEAFVKTFKRDYVYVNHLNHAEEVMLKIHNWIDDYNSFAPHKGLQMLSPKEFIEKELTLAV, encoded by the coding sequence CGATTGGCATTGACGGTCAGATGATTCGAGATATGCTTCTTGAAGCAAAGGAGCAACGATTTGGTGATTCCAAAGTCCCTTCGACGCAGTTCCTATCAGACAATGGTCCTCAATATACTTCTTTTGCCACTATGGCTTTTATTGAAACGCTGGGATTTGAAGTTTGTCATACCCCTGCTTATTCTCCGGAGAGTAACGGAATGGCCGAAGCCTTTGTAAAAACATTCAAAAGAGATTATGTTTATGTGAATCACTTAAATCATGCTGAAGAAGTTATGCTGAAAATACACAATTGGATTGACGACTACAATTCCTTTGCGCCACATAAAGGATTGCAAATGTTATCGCCGAAGGAATTTATCGAAAAAGAGCTAACATTGGCTGTATGA